A single genomic interval of Neosynechococcus sphagnicola sy1 harbors:
- a CDS encoding MlaD family protein produces MTTNRTRPSRIVREGSVGLLALVAVVFFGVTILWLRGFTFGDRNYRVLIDFLNVSGLQVGSPTLFRGVTIGRVTAVRPEPNGVEVEITINSSTLVIPRDVRIEANQSGLISETVIEFTPLKPLPDSEIATANPLAKDCNPDLIICNGAQLKGEIGVSFDELLRSSIRFSEAFSDSAFLENLNQTVKNTSDAAHGITTLTRSLQGQITTLSASVKAVGKAANQINLTATQVNSLVADNRATLVKTLNNLSATSSELRGTVAQLSPFLNRVEKGKLLANLETFAANAAQISVSLKEVTSVASNPGTLIALYQLLDSARATFQNTQKITASLESVTSDPAFRQNLRKLLDKLNKLMSSTVELERQTQLAQVLAPLALPATPPHPPRLLYQPIPPPRPLLSPQQLPAQGQR; encoded by the coding sequence ATGACAACCAACCGCACCAGACCCTCCCGCATTGTTCGTGAAGGCTCCGTGGGACTACTGGCATTAGTTGCCGTGGTGTTCTTTGGTGTCACCATCCTCTGGTTGCGAGGCTTTACCTTTGGAGACCGCAACTATCGAGTCCTGATTGATTTTCTCAATGTTAGTGGTTTGCAAGTGGGTTCTCCGACACTCTTCCGAGGAGTGACCATCGGGCGCGTCACAGCGGTTCGCCCCGAACCCAATGGGGTGGAGGTCGAGATTACCATCAATTCATCAACACTGGTGATCCCTCGAGATGTGCGGATCGAAGCCAATCAATCGGGGTTGATTAGTGAAACGGTGATTGAGTTCACGCCCCTCAAGCCCCTGCCTGATAGTGAGATCGCCACTGCTAATCCCCTAGCAAAGGATTGTAACCCTGATTTAATTATCTGCAACGGTGCCCAACTCAAGGGGGAAATTGGTGTCAGCTTTGATGAACTCTTGCGCTCATCGATTCGTTTTTCTGAAGCCTTCAGTGACTCGGCCTTCCTGGAAAATCTCAACCAGACCGTGAAAAATACTTCGGATGCTGCCCACGGCATCACCACCCTAACGCGATCGCTCCAGGGACAAATCACCACCCTCTCAGCCTCAGTAAAAGCAGTGGGCAAGGCTGCAAATCAGATCAATTTGACGGCGACTCAAGTGAATAGTTTGGTGGCTGACAACCGTGCAACGTTGGTAAAAACCCTCAACAACCTCAGTGCCACCAGTTCAGAATTGCGCGGAACCGTCGCTCAACTGTCGCCCTTCCTGAATCGGGTCGAAAAAGGTAAACTCCTGGCTAATCTGGAAACCTTTGCCGCGAACGCGGCTCAGATTTCTGTGAGTTTAAAGGAAGTGACCAGTGTCGCATCGAATCCTGGCACCTTAATTGCCCTCTACCAACTCTTAGACTCCGCTCGTGCCACCTTCCAAAACACCCAAAAAATTACGGCGAGTTTAGAGTCGGTCACCAGTGATCCCGCCTTTCGCCAAAACCTCCGCAAGCTGCTCGATAAGTTGAATAAGCTCATGTCGTCCACCGTAGAACTGGAGCGACAAACCCAACTAGCCCAGGTTTTGGCACCCTTAGCCCTACCAGCAACACCGCCCCACCCACCACGACTGCTTTACCAGCCCATTCCCCCACCACGACCGTTGCTGTCCCCCCAGCAACTCCCAGCCCAGGGCCAACGGTAG
- the trxA gene encoding thioredoxin has translation MAVKKQFTSFPEMLTGSDLPLLVDFYAPWCGPCQMMAPILEQVGTRLKDRLRVVKINTENYPQLASQYQVQVLPTLVLFKQGQPVERIEGMMTAEPLIQRLHSLL, from the coding sequence ATGGCCGTCAAAAAGCAATTCACCAGTTTTCCAGAAATGCTCACAGGCTCGGATCTACCCTTGTTGGTCGACTTCTATGCCCCTTGGTGTGGGCCATGCCAGATGATGGCTCCGATTCTAGAACAGGTGGGAACCCGGCTTAAAGATCGACTCAGGGTGGTGAAAATCAACACTGAAAACTACCCCCAATTGGCCTCCCAGTATCAGGTGCAAGTATTGCCAACTCTGGTGCTGTTCAAACAGGGGCAACCCGTGGAACGCATTGAAGGCATGATGACAGCAGAACCCTTGATTCAACGTTTACACTCCCTCCTGTGA
- a CDS encoding UDP-N-acetylmuramoyl-L-alanyl-D-glutamate--2,6-diaminopimelate ligase, with translation MPPVVGQYNLENLLAAVGAVLHLGLDLDTVVRVLPQFPGVPGRMECVQIDPDQDISVIVDYAHTPDSLENLLRAARPFVQRQLICVFGCGGDRDRTKRPQMGAIAAQLADQVIVTSDNPRTEVPERILEDILAGIPSTITPTVFSDRAQAIATAIRNAQPGDSVLIAGKGHEDYQILGTEKIHFDDREQAKTALAERLLRDRE, from the coding sequence ATGCCCCCCGTAGTGGGGCAATATAACCTGGAGAACCTGCTGGCAGCGGTGGGGGCGGTGTTGCACCTGGGTCTGGATTTAGACACTGTCGTTCGGGTGCTGCCTCAATTTCCTGGAGTTCCTGGTCGCATGGAGTGTGTGCAAATTGATCCTGATCAGGACATCAGTGTGATTGTAGATTATGCCCACACCCCCGACAGTTTAGAAAATTTACTGCGGGCAGCTCGTCCCTTTGTTCAGCGGCAGTTGATCTGTGTGTTTGGTTGTGGCGGCGATCGCGATCGCACGAAACGACCCCAAATGGGAGCCATTGCTGCCCAACTCGCCGATCAGGTGATTGTCACCTCCGATAATCCCCGCACGGAAGTTCCAGAGCGGATCTTGGAGGATATTCTCGCGGGTATTCCATCCACCATCACGCCAACGGTTTTCAGCGATCGCGCCCAAGCCATTGCCACCGCCATCCGCAATGCCCAACCCGGAGATAGTGTCTTGATTGCTGGGAAGGGTCACGAAGACTATCAAATTCTGGGGACAGAAAAAATTCACTTTGATGACCGGGAACAGGCCAAAACTGCCCTAGCAGAGCGTCTCCTGCGCGATCGCGAATAA
- a CDS encoding Mur ligase family protein — protein MMKLRALLSVLPEGLSNLEHPALEVEVTGLKTNSLACKPGDLFIGMPGTRVDGGDFWSGAIAAGAIAALVSPAAYEKYPPGSGAAAPCVLPVADIVQACAQLAVCFYDHPGQQLQLVGVTGTNGKTTTTHLIEFFLNQSSQTAALLGTLYTRWPGFQQTAQHTTPFAVDLQAQLAAARAAGCQWGVMEVSSHALAQGRVLGCPFEVAVFTNLTQDHLDFHRDMKDYFAAKAALFHPPVSTGACRHQWR, from the coding sequence ATGATGAAACTGCGCGCGTTACTGTCTGTCCTCCCAGAAGGCTTGTCCAATCTGGAACATCCAGCCTTAGAGGTGGAGGTTACGGGACTCAAAACCAATTCCCTGGCCTGTAAACCAGGGGATCTGTTTATTGGGATGCCCGGAACCCGAGTCGATGGGGGGGATTTTTGGTCAGGGGCGATCGCCGCGGGGGCGATCGCAGCGCTTGTGTCTCCGGCTGCCTATGAGAAATATCCCCCTGGCTCAGGGGCTGCTGCGCCCTGTGTCCTGCCCGTAGCAGATATTGTTCAAGCCTGTGCCCAACTGGCCGTTTGCTTCTATGACCATCCGGGGCAGCAATTGCAATTGGTGGGGGTGACGGGCACCAATGGTAAAACCACGACCACCCATCTGATTGAGTTTTTTCTCAATCAATCCTCCCAGACCGCTGCTCTGCTGGGAACCCTCTATACCCGTTGGCCGGGGTTTCAACAGACCGCGCAACACACCACACCGTTTGCCGTTGACCTTCAAGCTCAACTTGCGGCAGCGCGGGCGGCGGGTTGTCAGTGGGGGGTCATGGAAGTCAGCTCCCATGCCTTGGCCCAGGGCCGGGTCTTAGGGTGTCCCTTTGAGGTGGCAGTGTTCACCAACCTAACCCAGGATCACTTAGATTTTCATCGCGATATGAAGGACTACTTTGCCGCCAAGGCTGCGTTGTTTCATCCCCCCGTATCTACGGGGGCGTGCCGTCATCAATGGCGATGA